The Meriones unguiculatus strain TT.TT164.6M chromosome 1, Bangor_MerUng_6.1, whole genome shotgun sequence genome has a segment encoding these proteins:
- the Otub1 gene encoding ubiquitin thioesterase OTUB1, with protein sequence MAAEEPQQQKQEPLGSDSEGVNCLAYDEAIMAQQDRIQQEIAVQNPLVSERLELAVLYKEYAEDDNIYQQKIKDLHKKYSYIRKTRPDGNCFYRAFGFSHLEALLDDSKELQRFKAVSAKSKEDLVSQGFTEFTIEDFHNTFMDLIEQVEKQTSVADLLASFNDQSTSDYLVVYLRLLTSGYLQRESKFFEHFIEGGRTVKEFCQQEVEPMCKESDHIHIIALAQALSVSIQVEYMDRGEGGTTNPHVFPEGSEPKVYLLYRPGHYDILYK encoded by the exons ATGGCGGCGGAGGAACctcagcagcagaagcaggagccGCTGGGCAGCGACTCCGAAG gTGTTAACTGTCTGGCCTATGATGAAGCCATTATGGCTCAGCAGGACCGAATTCAGCAGGAG ATTGCTGTGCAGAATCCCCTGGTGTCAGAGCGGCTGGAACTCGCAGTCCTGTACAAGGAGTATGCTGAGGATGACAACATCTACCAACAGAAGATCAAG GACCTCCACAAAAAGTACTCCTACATCCGGAAGACCAGGCCCGATGGCAACTGCTTCTATCGAGCATTCGGCTTCTCCCACTTGGAGGCTCTGCTAGATGACAGCAAGGAGCTACAGCG GTTCAAGGCTGTGTCTGCCAAGAGTAAAGAGGACCTGGTGTCCCAGGGCTTCACTGAGTTCACAATTGAGGACTTCCACAATACG TTCATGGACCTAATTGAGCAGGTGGAGAAGCAGACCTCAGTAGCTGACCTGCTGGCCTCCTTCAATGACCAGAGCACCTCAGACTACCTTGTAGTCTACCTGCGGCTGCTCACCTCAGGCTACCTTCAGCGGGAGAGCAAGTTCTTCGAGCACTTCATAGAGGGTGGCCGGACTGTTAAGGAGTTCTGCCAGCAG GAGGTGGAACCTATGTGCAAGGAGAGCGACCATATCCACATCATTGCACTGGCCCAGGCCCTCAGCGTGTCCATCCAAGTGGAGTACATGGACCGCGGTGAGGGTGGCACCACCAACCCACACGTCTTCCCTGAGGGCTCCGAGCCCAAGGTCTATCTTCTCTACCGACCTGGACACTACGATATCCTCTACAAATAG